One region of Streptomyces davaonensis JCM 4913 genomic DNA includes:
- a CDS encoding bifunctional sugar phosphate isomerase/epimerase/4-hydroxyphenylpyruvate dioxygenase family protein: MRTSIATVSLSGSLTEKLTAAARAGFDGVEIFENDLLASPLTPEEIRARCADLGLTVDLYQPMRDIEAVPDDVFARNLRRARHKFELMGRLGADTVLVCSSVSPQAVDDDALAARQLAELAELAQDFGIRVAYEALAWGRHVSTYDHAWHIVEQAGHPALGTCLDSFHILSRSSDPKGIEDIPGEKIFFLQLADAPLLGMDVLQWSRHHRCFPGQGGFDVTGLVRHVLRTGYDGPLSLEVFNDVFRQSEAGPTAVDAQRSLLVLKESVGLAEPPAPVVPTGVAFAELLTPDAEPVAAVLSALGFARTARHRGKPVDLWQQGQARVLVNTGGAARREGVQLAAIGLESPDPAAAARRAEALLAPVLPRRRAPEDAPLDAVAAPDGTELFFCGAPSNWRGDFEDVPHTPAATSVTGVDHLALTQPWHHFDEATLFHRSVLGLDPQPSVDVADPYGLLRSRAVTNADGSVRIALTVGAAPGDDTVHDRHIALATDDVVTAARRFREAGGRLLPVPANYYDDLAARFDLTDGELETYRELGILYDRDAGGAFRHCYTRTVGRVFFELVQRDDGYRGYGAPNAPVRLAAQHAVRAVTGG; the protein is encoded by the coding sequence GTGCGTACGTCCATCGCCACCGTCTCCCTCAGCGGATCCCTCACCGAGAAGCTCACCGCCGCCGCCCGCGCCGGGTTCGACGGTGTCGAGATCTTCGAGAACGACCTGCTGGCCAGCCCGCTCACCCCGGAGGAGATCCGTGCCCGCTGTGCGGACCTGGGGCTGACCGTCGACCTCTACCAGCCGATGCGGGACATCGAGGCCGTGCCGGATGACGTCTTCGCTCGAAATCTGCGTCGGGCCCGGCACAAGTTCGAGCTGATGGGCCGCCTCGGCGCGGACACCGTGCTCGTCTGTTCCAGTGTCTCCCCGCAGGCGGTGGACGACGACGCCCTCGCCGCCCGCCAGCTCGCCGAACTCGCCGAGCTGGCCCAGGACTTCGGTATCCGCGTCGCCTACGAGGCGCTCGCCTGGGGCCGGCACGTCAGTACGTACGACCACGCCTGGCACATCGTCGAGCAGGCCGGGCATCCGGCGCTGGGGACCTGCCTGGACAGCTTCCACATCCTCTCCCGGAGCTCGGACCCCAAGGGCATCGAGGACATCCCCGGCGAGAAGATCTTCTTCCTGCAACTGGCCGACGCACCCCTGCTCGGCATGGACGTCCTCCAGTGGAGCCGCCACCACCGCTGCTTCCCCGGCCAGGGCGGCTTCGACGTCACCGGACTCGTGCGGCACGTGCTGCGCACCGGATACGACGGACCCCTGTCGCTGGAGGTCTTCAACGACGTCTTCCGGCAGTCCGAGGCGGGCCCCACCGCCGTGGACGCCCAGCGCTCCCTGCTGGTCCTGAAGGAGTCGGTGGGCCTCGCCGAACCGCCCGCCCCCGTCGTCCCCACCGGGGTCGCCTTCGCCGAACTGCTCACCCCCGACGCCGAACCGGTCGCCGCGGTCCTGTCCGCGCTGGGCTTCGCCCGCACCGCCCGCCACCGCGGCAAGCCCGTAGACCTCTGGCAGCAGGGGCAGGCCCGCGTCCTGGTCAACACCGGCGGCGCCGCCCGCCGCGAGGGCGTCCAACTCGCCGCGATCGGCCTGGAGTCGCCCGACCCCGCGGCCGCCGCCCGCCGCGCCGAGGCCCTGCTCGCCCCGGTGCTGCCCCGCCGCCGCGCCCCCGAGGACGCGCCCCTGGACGCGGTGGCCGCCCCCGACGGCACCGAACTCTTCTTCTGCGGCGCCCCGTCGAACTGGCGCGGCGACTTCGAGGACGTACCGCACACCCCCGCGGCCACCTCGGTGACCGGCGTCGACCATCTCGCGCTCACCCAGCCCTGGCACCACTTCGACGAGGCCACCCTCTTCCACCGCAGCGTGCTGGGCCTGGACCCCCAGCCGAGCGTGGACGTCGCCGACCCGTACGGACTGCTGCGCAGTCGCGCCGTCACCAACGCCGACGGCAGCGTCCGGATCGCCCTGACCGTCGGCGCGGCCCCCGGGGACGACACGGTCCACGACCGGCACATCGCGCTGGCCACGGACGACGTGGTGACCGCGGCCCGCCGCTTCCGCGAGGCCGGCGGCCGCCTGCTCCCGGTCCCCGCCAACTACTACGACGACCTGGCCGCCCGATTCGACCTCACCGACGGCGAGTTGGAGACCTACCGCGAACTCGGCATCCTCTACGACCGGGACGCCGGCGGCGCCTTCCGCCACTGCTACACCCGGACCGTGGGCCGCGTCTTCTTCGAACTCGTCCAGCGCGACGACGGATACCGGGGCTACGGCGCCCCGAACGCGCCGGTGCGACTGGCCGCGCAACATGCGGTACGGGCCGTCACTGGCGGCTGA
- a CDS encoding TetR/AcrR family transcriptional regulator, whose protein sequence is MTSVDEQAPHGGRIRDAARTQAEILDVATQEFARAGYDGARVDEIAARTRTTKRMIYYYFGGKEQLFTAVLERAYGVIREAEQQLDVDHLDPVAAIRRLAELTFDHHEAHPDFIRLVSIENIHGAEHIAASEKLGRIGSPALDVIRRILATGQESGLFTADVDAVDLHAMISSFCFFRVANRHTFGALFGRDLVDPAQREHYRTMLGDMVIAYLTAERAAD, encoded by the coding sequence ATGACCAGCGTCGACGAACAGGCACCGCACGGCGGACGCATCCGCGACGCCGCCCGCACCCAGGCCGAGATCCTCGACGTGGCGACCCAGGAGTTCGCTCGCGCCGGCTACGACGGCGCCCGGGTCGACGAGATCGCGGCCCGCACCCGCACCACGAAGCGGATGATCTACTACTACTTCGGCGGCAAGGAACAGCTGTTCACGGCCGTCCTGGAGCGGGCGTACGGCGTGATCCGCGAGGCCGAGCAGCAGCTCGACGTGGACCATCTGGACCCGGTCGCGGCGATCCGGCGGCTGGCGGAGCTGACCTTCGACCACCACGAGGCGCACCCCGACTTCATCCGCCTGGTCAGCATCGAGAACATCCACGGAGCCGAGCACATCGCCGCCTCCGAGAAGCTCGGCAGGATCGGCTCCCCCGCGCTGGACGTGATCCGCCGGATCCTGGCGACGGGGCAGGAGTCCGGCCTGTTCACGGCCGACGTCGACGCCGTCGACCTGCACGCGATGATCAGTTCGTTCTGCTTCTTCCGGGTCGCCAACCGGCATACTTTCGGCGCCCTGTTCGGCCGCGACCTCGTCGACCCGGCCCAGCGCGAGCACTACCGCACGATGCTCGGCGACATGGTGATCGCCTACCTGACCGCGGAGCGCGCGGCGGACTGA
- a CDS encoding shikimate dehydrogenase has product MPKDSYLVGLIGSGIGPSLSPALHEREADRQGLRYLYRLIDIEVLGVPPQRVGDLVRAARELGFDGLNITHPCKQLVIEHLDALSPQAEALGAVNTVVFEDGGRAVGHNTDVTGFAASFARGLPDVSLERVVQLGAGGAGAAVAHATLTLGAERVTVVDAMPERAADLADTLNRHFGRGRAAAASPDRLAGLLGAADGIVHATPTGMAAHPGLPFPAELLHPGLWVAEVVYRPLETELLRTARALGCATLDGGGMAVFQAVDAFRLFTGREPDSARMLAEFAALTDVMAAPQ; this is encoded by the coding sequence GTGCCCAAGGACTCGTATCTCGTCGGACTGATCGGTTCCGGTATCGGACCCTCGCTCAGCCCGGCCCTCCACGAGCGGGAGGCCGACCGGCAGGGGCTGAGGTATCTGTACCGGCTGATCGACATCGAGGTGCTCGGCGTGCCGCCGCAGCGGGTCGGTGACCTGGTGCGTGCCGCGCGGGAGCTGGGCTTCGACGGGCTCAACATCACGCACCCGTGCAAGCAGCTCGTCATCGAGCACCTCGACGCGCTGTCGCCGCAGGCCGAGGCGCTGGGGGCGGTCAACACCGTCGTCTTCGAGGACGGAGGCCGGGCCGTCGGCCACAACACGGATGTCACCGGGTTCGCGGCGTCCTTCGCGCGCGGGCTGCCGGATGTCTCCCTGGAGCGGGTCGTCCAGCTCGGCGCGGGCGGTGCGGGGGCGGCGGTAGCGCATGCCACCCTCACCCTCGGCGCGGAGCGCGTCACCGTCGTCGACGCCATGCCCGAGCGGGCGGCCGATCTCGCCGACACCCTCAACCGGCACTTCGGACGGGGGCGCGCCGCCGCCGCGTCGCCGGACCGGCTGGCCGGGCTCCTCGGTGCGGCCGACGGCATCGTGCACGCCACGCCTACCGGCATGGCCGCCCACCCCGGCCTGCCATTCCCCGCGGAGCTGCTGCATCCGGGGCTGTGGGTCGCCGAGGTGGTGTACCGGCCGCTGGAGACCGAACTGCTCCGCACCGCCCGCGCGTTGGGCTGCGCCACGCTCGACGGGGGCGGCATGGCCGTGTTCCAGGCCGTCGACGCGTTCCGTCTGTTCACCGGGCGGGAGCCGGACAGCGCGCGGATGCTCGCCGAGTTCGCCGCGCTGACCGACGTCATGGCCGCCCCGCAGTAA